cggacaccccaccccccatcctaccattgttttgttcaatctgaaaatgactgcccaaggttttttccaagataatcatatatttctttaaaattttgatgaaatatttggcACACTTACTCGGAACGGAACATTataaactgaaagattttgttaaataaaaagagattcaTATTAGGCCTAGACCTAGATCTATATCTTAACTCGAATTGTTGCTACAACTGATCTGAGCAGATTTGGGTTGGGGACATCATCATACAAAAAAGTCAAAATGTTCTATTGtaacaaacaaaattgaagattTCAACTATTACATTCATGTTTTTTGTGTAATCCgaagataaaaaagaaggcttcaaaattaCTAAGACACCCAAGTTGACCCATCCATACAATATCATATTTAATTGGAAAGACTTTGACTTTGTTTTAACGATTGCAAAACACTCACCAATGAATCCTTTAACAATAACATCGCTGAACCCTTTTTGATGAAGAAATTCGATGACATCTGCCATGGCTGACGTTTGAAATCTCTCTCAAAAAGAGAATGAAGGAGATAACCAACAAAAATGGTCTCAGGCCACTGCACTTTTAAAGCTAAGTTGGTTTACAACAATGTCAATGTCTAGTTAGTTCCATTGCCCTAGGCCTAGGCCCTAGCATTGGCTTCACTGACATGATCGTTCATCTCCGGACCGTCTCAGAGTCAGAGTCAGACTCAGTCTAAAAAACGGTTCTTTTCCTTCGGCTTcgttaaaatgaaaacaatgagAAAAGGTACACTGGAAAGTAAGATGACTTGTCAAATGAAGTGAAATTCATCCGTTTCCTCATTTTAGCTCAAAAGAATGCCAAACGTAGGTATGACGGTCAGAACGTCTGCCCTCATATTGTAGAAACTGCTCTGCTCTCAATTTTTCGTGGGGTCAGACGGCGCGAGCGGCTGCCAGCTGCCCTGGCCTGCGAGGTCGGAGGATAGGAGGCTAGCTGGGCGCTGGCTGGCCGAGCTCTCGGCAGAGGCCGACGCGCACCATTAATCCTTTCATCTCTCTtcgactctctctctctctcttgtcaaAGTCATTACCCGGTACCGTACCGTATTGCAAAAATTATCGCTTCCTTCATTCACTTGCCAGGTTCGTATTGCGCGCAAAGCGATTTGAAGCAAGCCACCATAAATTACGAAAGGCCCTTTGgagacgaggggggggggggggggtggcgaggAAGTTCACAcagaattaattttcatttagatTACACAAATAGGAGTACAGTAACTTGAAACCATTTCCAAACTCtttttgtttctctttcttatGCATCAATTGGTTattcacggggggggggggggggattacagcatgaaaaatatatttacatgtactcaCTTTCATctcaatatcataattttgcATGGTGTAGACTAATATAAATCTGTTAAAGTCTATTTCAAGTTTTGGTAAATCCCCCCAAAACGCACGTCAATATTCACATTAATAATGGATTTGAATACTTGTGCCCTGGCTAAAACAGGTGTGCTACAGTGCTAAGGATATAAAAcagatatgttttattggatagcttgatttgatcaatttcaatcattacataatatattttaatagGATACcacatcaaaatgaaatacctgCACATTTTGGGGTTTGTTTGAAAACTGTTCCAAAGCATGGAATAGGCAGAAAATTCCAGgatataatttttgttatatCCAATATTCTGACGACCAACTAAGATTTATATGGTAGGCCTATGTATATTCTGAGAGCATAATCTGACCAAAAATAAGACTGATCAACGTGAAAAAATATACCCCCccttaaatttcatttcatttatttccaattctcATACagacataaaaaaatcaatcactggtggatccaggaggggggggggggctcagccggcccatgcccccccccccccctttgagaagcacaATTAAATTTTGTAAAGTAAAAATGCCATCAAAACAgaaataagccccccccccctgaaagtGAAGactcttttgcttgtcaattttttcctcaggaaaatgtgccccccccctcctttgaaaaatcctggatcggCCCCTACaatcaatataaaacatttaaatataaatacaaagaaTATGGGGAAGCCAGCAGAGGCCATTGGCCTTTTGTAGGCTGGGCTCCAATACCATAgtgaataatacaaaataaagagagCTTTagaagaaagggggggggggtacatgtgTAATTGTTATTGGCAAATTTTACACATTATAACTAGATACCGGTACTTAAGATTCCTTcacgagatttttttttatactttcaaaatttgatGAGTTAAAAAGAAAACTGATATGCTTTTCAAACATGTAAAGAGTTCATGGTCCCAACATAAATAATTTTGCCATCTTTGGAAGAGATATCTGAActgaaatttaatatttgatgaaATCTGAAATTGATTGCAATTTTATCAAAGGGGATAGAGATCGATGTTGTGATCCTGTGAGGCTGATGAGATACCTTAATTCCTTGGATGAGTTCTTCCACCCGACTTACAGTATGTTTGAATTTAAAgttccataaaaaaaatatgtgcatgAATGTGTACTATTTATGACATGGAATTTATTTTCACTGTGAAACAGGTGGTCATTACAAAATTTTTAATCAGAAAACAGACAATTAATCAGGTTCTAATGCACATGAAATTATACACTGCACACAAACATTTTGATATAATTGTATTGTTTTATAATCACGCATTCCTGAAAATGATAGTTCAccataaaatcttttttttttcaataaggacagaaataaattagaaatataacagagttattttttatataagttTTGATTTGCAATATAACTGCTGCTCAATCAATTTGAATTCCTATTTTGTAATGATACAAGtccatttgatttgaattgatttccACATTTCAATAACAAATGTAGATACCTGATCATTTTTCAACATTACATAACAATAAGCATAATGATTAACATAGTACTAATATTGTTCTAagtcaaataaaaattatacttCGAcaattttctctttaaaaaaaatgttgaaacatgcataaattttaaaaatacataacttgaaatgtgggagattgtcatCTTATGCTTGGAGCTTGAAATTGATGGGATGCCTCAAATGAGAAGGGGAGAGAAACAAAGACTGCAATGCAATGTACATGATTGGCCTATTcagttcatttcaattcaatttgatatGAACGACAAACACTACTTTACACCACAAATATTGCACTTTTTTTTCAGAGCATACTGATTCAGCAATTAAAACAACCTCCTAGAGCTAGAGGTTATTTCGGCATCTTACTGATAATCCTTAAAATAATTCCTGAACTGAAAACATAACAGGAGGAAACACATTCcataaaaatgacatgggtgTCACTCGTTTGGGTCTTcaatatcacaaatttcttttgaattataGTTCACTTCTTGGTCGTGTGGATAAGATTTTCAGTAAAGACTGCCTTACAACATTCTAGGACATGCTTTGTTCCCCAAAGTCACACTTAAAGACACTTTTTGCGATGTAACCCAATTCCCCATGTTGTCCTTGCTACCAATGATTTGTTCGCAGATGATTGCACTCTGGTACCTCTAATCTTCAGGGGgacgtttcatgaaagttgtcatcaATGATAAGTTGCCATTATCTAACAGTGTAACAGACACCTGTGTTtcgcagccaatcaaaaccaagcaAAGTTGTCAAATGACATTTCTGGATGAAATGCCTTCAAGATTGGATGCTTTTGTAGGTGGTGGTCATGGAGAATCTTATCTGGTAGTTGGACTGAGTCTAAGAAGCCCTATTAAGATAAAGGACCCTATTTGCTGGCTGATGACCATCAAGAGAATAATACTCTTCCACACACTGCTTTAAGTCCCTTTTTAGGCAAACCTTGGTGAATTGAAGGTGCTAGTCCCTACTGTAATTCCTCAAGGATCTATGTGTCATCTAGGCATCTGCGCTGGGGATGATCTTGTATATACAGCAGTAATCCAATCACCACAGGTCAGATCTAAAACATCTAGTCTATTCTGAAGAAAGAATTCAACCATCTTAGGAGTGTCTAGTGACCTCATATCGCCATGACCAAGTTGTCCGTACTTTCCCCATCCCCAAGTGTAGAGTCTTTTATCAACTGTAAAATAAGAACAATAGACTTGTTCACCAACATATTcaaaatttatgcataaaaagAATGCCAGGCTTAGCAACAACCCATGTATGCAAACTGGATTCCAAGTATTGTATTTCATGTATTACTAATCGTTAGTTACTAGGTTCCCAGGAGAGAGACATGCATAAATGTGAATAACTTtaaatgtgcctatttaaaataCTACAACTTGTCATAAATATGATtggaaaatttttaatttattggTTAATTTCATATGAGATGAAATTTTAGAGcactaaaaaataatttctgcaTCAAATACAGGTAGGTATAATTTTGAAATCCTCAACTTTATGGTAATAAACCCACAAAATATTCAATGGAGTATTATGAAACCTCCACATTCTTTATTGTACTGTACAACAATCTGTTATCGTTATCATTCACTTAATTGAGCAAAGTGGCAAAAGACAAATTGATTTATCTGTGCCAACTATTATTCACTTACAGGTAACTGCTGCAGTGTGTCTTGACCCACAGCTGACCTTTAGCACATTGACCCCTCCTGGGAGGTCAAGTATGGCAGGAACCATCTGAAAAGAAACCTTATCTGGCATCACATCATGACTGCTACCCTCTTGTGTTAAGCCAAGCTGTCCAGACTCGTTCCATCCCCAGATATACAGATCTCCAATTGCTGGATTtaacaagaaaatgaaatgtacattTCAAGGAAAAGCTTCATCatgatttattgaaaattgTAGACAAAACAATGTTTCACAGTCGGGCACAAATATACAAGCTGCACTTGACATTTAAGCCCGCTTCCCATCTGGTCTTATCTGAACTGTCACGATGATTGTGTTTAAGTTTTTGCATGCCATACTATGTTATTTGACAAGTCTTAGCCACAGAATATTCTTTATTGTTATTGGTGTTAGAATACAATATCCATTtaagaaatatatgaaaaacaaaagacagtTTGATAACCTGCCACTCTTCcacaattcttttcttttcattctttgacaATACTGCATGATATTTTATCCAATATATCTTTTGTGATAAAATCgggtgatttttttatatggaaaataaattaacaaattcTAAAATTATAGTTGCTATTCACTGTGGGGAAAAATTTCAAATAGTGGAAACATTATTAGCGATTTAGCTATTCACATAATTGATAGCATTCTTAAAATCATTCCCAGGCCTAGTCAGGGGAGATAATTCTGACTTAATTAAGAAATGCATTTTTACCACTGATGCAAGCTGAATGCCATCCTCCTGCTCTAACAGTAACCATGGAAACACAAGCAATAGCTTCAATTAATTTAGGAACATCTTCCTTTCCTATGTCTCCATGTCCAAGCTGACCTCGgcttcaaaagaaaaataataataaagaaaacattcaaattatttATTCCGCTTTGATTTTTAATGTAAAGTTCTTTCAAATGGTTAtatcttttttaatttattcactTTTTGAGAAGGAGGGGGAAGCATTTATTGAATTAACTTCCAAGAATACATAGGTACAATACtacaatatatttataaaaaaagttGCTCGGCTGGTAGCAGCCAGAAAGGAAAATTAACCTTATATAATGGCTGACCTtacaatatatcataaaaattttaacattcatgtatacatgtacctaatTGAACTGAGAATTTGCTGTTCTGTGAACAACTATATGCACTGGATGAAAGAAAGTGAAAGTTCATAGTATGTGTATATGCCTCTAAGGACTTCATTGGGAGTGGGAACTATGTGAGAAAAATTGGAGATTGAAATTGAACTTGTAGATTTTTGCATTTACAGTGGTGGGGTTTATGAGAGTATGATACttagaccccgttctcattaccattctaaaactagtttagtggaaactagtttaatgtgTAATGAGAATGGTCAAAGTGGTCTTGGAAGCAATGATCTTCCATACCGGTttagaaaaccacctcgcgatgtagttttcaagatcgctttgcctcgttaatctgaggacacaaccgtttttcgggaagcgatcttcgcacatgtTGTATGGAGAATACCTACGCTACGATTACAAATTTAACATGAAACTGAGAGTGTagccatagcaacaagatcactttccgtgaagtggttttgaaaaccattttcCGGTGATCAAATGGtcacgctagcaaagcgatctttcaaactggtttcctgaaccggttacCAGTAAACTAGGTTTTAGGTTTGTAACGAGAACAGTGTCTTAATCAACTAAAAAGGGAGAACGTACATGCAATCACTGAACCAGATTGGTCCATGATACAAAATTTTGAGTTCCTATTAAGAATATGAATGGTTAATCAGAGTACTATCAAATAGATctctaactacatgtatgtctatggCAGCAAAAGTTTGAATACATGTACCAACCTTCCTGTTCCATAGGAATACGTCAGGCCTTGAGAAGTAAGGAGTAAAGCATGCTCCTTTCCGCATGCTATCTCCTGGACATCAATAGGCTGTGTGAAGGGATGGAAGATATATGCTCTATCATCATGTTTTGTAACTCTTCCAGCTTGGTGTTCTGGacctttttccaaaaaaaaaaaaaaaaaaaacacatttaaaatTAACAACTCTGAATGCATACCGAGTCCCATTTTGAGGAAAAGGGCCAGGATTGATCATTTTTCTTCAAGGTCACATGATTTAGAGTCATATTTTTTCCAATGCCATGATATGCATACAACAAATCGTAGAGGTTCCTAAAATTATCAGAGTTTCATTTAACAAGTTTTTAAAAGCAAATGGTTTGAAAAGATAGGTATTAAAATGCATATATTGAGTTGCAATTTGTATAatgctaatgatgataatggcaatgatcatgtgatattgatgatgatgaaggtgatgatgataatgatgaggatgatgataacaaacaatgccatgaaaaaaaaaattctgttgATTTTTATAGACTAAATAGTAATCTCCCAAACACGCCATGTCAAATTTCTGTTGATTCTGTTAATAGACTGAAGTTAACCAATGCCACTTTCCACAACAATGCCAATAACCCCTGAAAGGCAGGACACTTGCCATACCTACCAAATGTTGCAAGGACATGCGAGTCCCCTGCAGAAAGGTTCCTAAAGCCACACTGTTCTTTGGCCTTGGAACTTGGAAGGGTTTCATCCACGTCTCGGGAACATCCATCCGCACGAGTTGGGATAGACTCCTCTCTTTGAAAGTCTGAGACCTGATTTTTTGCATCCTCAATCTTATTCTCCTGTTCTACTTTCACTTGTTGCCCTCTGCCTTGTGGAATCACAGTAGACCCAGAACACATCAATTGCACCTTGGTGGTCCCTGCTGCAGAATTGGTTGAAATTTCTCTCACATAGCAATCTCCAGAGTCATCTATGAGGTAGATATTGTCTCCATGGAGACAGAATTTTCTGGGTGAGGATGAGGCAATGCCATGAAGATCCTCtgaaaggtcaatgaactttcccaTCTCTCCATTTAGGCAACCAATCAAGAAACCTTTAAGGTGAcgaaaaaaaacacagaatagGCACTTTAAATCTTTAAAAGTGGGCAaaagttttgattaaaaaatgctaCGAGTTATTATTAATGGCCTATAGAAACAGATCACTCATACTGCCCGCACAGAAACGTTATTAGCACCTATCAATGCgctaacagaggccctgttacgACCGGTATTACtaacacattgaaataaatgttttgactttATAATCAGAAAGATAtgactgggcttactgttagTGCTCTGTTTAGGTTAACGTTTCTGTGTGGCCGGCACTGGTCTACTGTGTAagtatttttatattaataGCAGGAAGCTACAATTCAGGAACaggtaaaatgaagaaaaaaaagtaaaacagcAATGAGTAAAATTCAATGATTGCAAATTAATTGTGTATTATTgctttttcacaaaaattaattttaaaagtaGTCCCCTGCCTATTATTAAATAGATATTAGAAGACATTAAAGAGTGTCCTtaaaacattacaaaaaaattaacagTCAAGCTCAAGGCTAAGTTGCTACATAATCATGTTagctttattattattcactAGCATGTATTGTAAATAGTAAACAATCTTTTTCACTCACTCAGTCACGAAACAAATTACAACTACAAGAGAGGCAAATGGAAAATATAGGATTTACTAAGGTCTACCTGAAGAAGAAAACAGTGTTGCATTCCAATGCATTACTACGGATTCTTTATCAAAGTTGTTGAAAGACCTCGTGTTACTTGGACTTGCTCTAGCTCCCTTCCAAGAGTCATCAGTTTCTCCACGCATCGCTGACGGGGACTTCTCCCGTGTGCGACGGTTACTCGCCCGCTCCTCTTCCTGATCATTGCAGTCGGTCAACTTCCGTTTCAAGCGAGAAATATCACATTCCAATTCCACTGGCACCATCAAGATTCTCTTGCCATTGCCTAGCAAAAGTTGACCAAAACCATTGAAACCGAAGACAAATACACCACTTAGTTCCATTttgcaaataaagaaaatgtacaCCGCATCATATTCGAGTTCATGCATTCAGAGTTTGCCAGAATTGGCTCCAGATTATCcgaatatttttctttgaatcgGTGCTATTTTGCCATGAGCTActggaaataaatacatacataacaaaataattataatcaaaatACCATAATCTTCAATTTTGAGGAGAACTGGacatatgaaatgaaaagaaattatgtagTTTCTTGAGAGGAGTTAAAGAAATAATAAGAACGACTTAAACAATTTTAGCCAGACGCACGTGTGAAAAGGGGAAATCCCCAACAATGTTATTCTCGATCTCTAACGGCTCCCTCCCCACCCTCACTGGTAGATTGTCAATTGGTTCCGCCCACTTTGTACTTCTGTAACCATTTCACCATTTAAAGGGAGAACGAACCTACTAActaatgtgcccccccccctctgtagGCCTACACTCTCATAGCTATAGCCTATATCaaatgtgtgttataaataatattgaaataatcatTAATGATATACACAGAGTGAATTCGCCTATAAATTCATTTGTTAGAGAAAGaaacataatttattttgaGAGGAAAATAGATAATGCAGTATAAGCACCCTTAAGTAGTTGCTTTAAAAGGGAAGCTCACCCTGACTTaaagtttgttttgaaaaaaggagaaaaataagagcAAAATATTTGTTACGGTTTGaagaaatccatcaaagaacaatttttttaaaggagaatgaaacccttgaaaccagctgaatccatatcaaagagaaaaatcaaagaaacatattgttgaaagtttgaggaagattgaatgaataataaaaaagttatgagcatttgaatattgagatcactaatgccatgtagatcctcacattggcaatgcgaccaagatctgtgatgtcacacacgtacaactccctcattactttagtacttatttcacttatattctcacttttatagagtctatcacaaggtgaggtgttctctttatgagaggacaagtaaagaggtttcacaacattatatcattgatgaatcgtttgtcatatgattagaatgagcgaaaagagatgttttggggtatattttcagcgtccaaaaggggagagttgttcatctgtgacatcacagatcttggttgcattgccaatgggaggatctccatagcattagtgatctcgacattcaaatgctcataactcttctattgctagtcctattttactcaaacttttgttgatcttattcttttatttttctgctttcacaaaagctaacttgctccaagagtttcattctcctttaagtatttaatttgtgacgtcataagcgAGCAAGCTCCCCCATATACTGCATCATTCCTATATAATTTCCGTATATTCCAATGTTGTAATGGAACATGATGAATAAGTACATTTGTAGATTGCGTGTGTGTGTGGCATGTTTTGTTTTGGCATATCTCTGtgtttaggttttttttttttttttttacatatctgTAATTTATGTCTTTGCTTATACTATGTTCCCTCATTCTTCACATCTCAATGTAGGGCCCCactcacaagctctgctttttagggGACCTAGAAAACCTTTTAtatatcatataggcctatatcttttTGTACCATTCTGTTCATTGATTTGTACTTATAATGTctgtttttaaaataaattatacttGAACTTAATTAGAACTTTATCATAGAAGGGGCATGAAATGGTGTGTCTGATGATGCACCcctgcaaaaataaaatgattttctttttttttaatggcatttgggGGATTTATACCACACAGCATATCGATAAGATGCTCGTTTGGGACGTTACAaagagtgaataaaaaaatcataactccGTTTATATTCACTGatagattttcatcaaaccttcacaatTATTCTGCTCTTATCATCGTCAGAATAAGCCTACATTTTATTTGGCGTAGATCGGCTGATCACCTGTCGGTCTaatgatattttaatttctCTCATTGCATTTCGTCTTATATTCATTTAGTCTATTTACAATTTCGTCTGATATCAATTCAGTCtgattgccatttcgtctaaaatTGATTAAGACTGATTAACCTTTCGTGTTCGCGAGTATTTACTGAAAAGCACAAGCCGGGTAATCCTATACTCCACAAATATGTCGTGTCGCTGGAAGCATCACTGATACTGcgtttcaatactgtatatcaaatatcaaaataaacataaagAGATTCCTATCATTCTCAGATCAATTATACAGGCTTTTTACTCAAAGGATTCACATGATATGGCCGAGTTGTTTTTAACCCAATAACCGACTTCTTTTCATTAACCTTTTTATTAATTTACGAGCAAATTCACGATCCGGAACTTGCAAGATGGCTTAAAAATCGcatgtataaaataataataataatgataataataataattaaaaaaaaaaaataataaaataataataataataataataatgataatattaataataatgataataataataatgataataataataataacaattgttagagcaaagttattcaagaaaaaatacggacttgatcctgcttagaggaataataataataatatataacaataataataatgaaaatgatgatgatgattatgataataataatcaactaataataataataatgtgcaaCATTTATTAATAAGGcaatgatcatatttttaaaataataaacatataataaaaaaaatacaacagtCACAATTCAATATAAAAACACAGTCCAAAATTTCAACTTTCAGTTaaaaggaaggaaaataaaggaaatagaGCCGATAAAAATCACTTGTCTTTCCCTGTATATACAATATACAAGTATACCAGGAGTGTTGTTTGTGTCATGTTATCGGTGCACTCTCAATATAGATGACTCGAAGTAAATCTGTTTAGATTAAACTCCCTCCGTCAGCGGTTGAATGTGGATTTGAACAAGGGATTTGAAGTTGGATTAAATTGATCTTATTATCCATACCGCAAGAGTGTATTCACCAACCTCTATCGAGCTAGCCTCTAGCCGAGGCCCCTTTTGTTATATTGATTTCGAATATAAAAAAGGCTATCGAGAACAACTAATTGGGGGCTGCCATATAAAGACTATATCATTACATCAGGGACTGCTTCTTGCTGCtgttcagtggcgtaatgagaaTAAAAACTGAGGGGGTCGGACATTGTATATATGGGGcaacaaatacaaaaatctgcgagcgagcgaagagtgcgagtatttttttcttcaaaattgtgtttaaataaaatcttTATCTTGATATATTTAGAAAATTATATATCGTATTTGACCATTTACCTTTCCTAATTTTCTCCTGTTTTTCTTGGTCGTGCATGGCCCCCACCCCCACCTGTACAATTGTAGATATTATTGGTATTTTGTTGATTGAGCTTAAAGACACCTAACATTATAATATGGATATTTACGCCTCGTGGAAGATCTACCCAAAATCAGCGTTGTGTTAGTGTGCAATTGGTATAAGATCGTGGAATATGGCTATCTATTTAGGGGATGTCCACACCAACAAagagataaataaaatgataaaagcaAAGAGCAAACAAACAACCAAGGCTCCAATTGAAttaaatgctgaaaatctcatcaaaatttcTATaatcatgttcagggaggaataaaaacTATACGTCCTGCATTATAATGAGTAaacgaaataaatgaaatacaaaagaccCGGGACAAAAGAAAGGATCAGTGGATGGTGCTAACAATTTCCTAATTTGTCTACACCGATCGACTATTCTGTTTTGCGAAATATTTATaccgaa
The genomic region above belongs to Lytechinus pictus isolate F3 Inbred chromosome 12, Lp3.0, whole genome shotgun sequence and contains:
- the LOC129272866 gene encoding uncharacterized protein LOC129272866; its protein translation is MHELEYDAVYIFFICKMELSGVFVFGFNGFGQLLLGNGKRILMVPVELECDISRLKRKLTDCNDQEEERASNRRTREKSPSAMRGETDDSWKGARASPSNTRSFNNFDKESVVMHWNATLFSSSGFLIGCLNGEMGKFIDLSEDLHGIASSSPRKFCLHGDNIYLIDDSGDCYVREISTNSAAGTTKVQLMCSGSTVIPQGRGQQVKVEQENKIEDAKNQVSDFQREESIPTRADGCSRDVDETLPSSKAKEQCGFRNLSAGDSHVLATFGPEHQAGRVTKHDDRAYIFHPFTQPIDVQEIACGKEHALLLTSQGLTYSYGTGSRGQLGHGDIGKEDVPKLIEAIACVSMVTVRAGGWHSACISAIGDLYIWGWNESGQLGLTQEGSSHDVMPDKVSFQMVPAILDLPGGVNVLKVSCGSRHTAAVTFDKRLYTWGWGKYGQLGHGDMRSLDTPKMVEFFLQNRLDVLDLTCGDWITAVYTRSSPAQMPR